Proteins from a genomic interval of Stenotrophomonas maltophilia R551-3:
- a CDS encoding TonB-dependent receptor plug domain-containing protein: MRRKAMAWSIQLALMGVAASAAAQAPASSSVQQLDAVQVTGSRIPRAQVEGPAPITVISAEQIRSSGFTTVPDVLRSMTQNGGETQSQQSSSGADFSPGAQQVDLRGLGPNHTLVLVNGRRIADFPMPFKGRSNFTDVSNIPLGMIERIEVLTGSASAIYGSDAIAGVVNFILKKKADGTTVDMRMGTTSEGGGESFDVSIASGFSHGNFNAVYSVELQSQTPLWAYERDIQDSTQDGPTEGSRIARRAYLRTDYNDDYLDPGAATCEALAGQNQGSTYRAYRPKYGYYCGSDSSIGYGTILSKRRGANGYASLSYDFDNGQQWFADVQLGYHTMSLMRDVTKWGRMDANGDESGYFNNQATGEIEFWQRQFSPEEMGGLRNAMVRSTQKTLSVTTGFKGNLTGNWDYEAALSHSQYQSRISWAQIIAAKANDLFLGPQLGVDDDGFPIYNADPSRLYRPLTRAEYDSIAARTSYSPKSRTETAAFTVTNSALFGLPGGDAGFAATVEVGQQAYSLNPDPLATQYYYYSWKDSDGKGSRNRWATAAELRMPLHETVNLSVAGRYDQYRYSGNTIGKATWSGGLEWRPIDTLLVRGSYGTAFRAPDLHYVFAGPGNDETSAEDLYSCRADGATDCSDYERNLIRSRTGNRQLDPETSTSWSAGFVWSPAIGLDLSVDWFDIDMRKQVQDMDVRTILASEANCRLGSADINSPTCVDALDRITRTSDGRLYGVRVAPINVARESTSGIDIGLRYRLQTGIGDFILNGTHTWVKKHDFQRYPGDPIQDQFAVNSNFDIPRTKTSLSVTWEKAAWSATVYGSRLGKLPTSDSYDQVFKWDSGDSPYIKATYRYNASLQYRFDDHSRLSLSVVNVFNKMPPKDASYTAYPYYDVSWFDSIGRTINLQYTHKFGGSAL; encoded by the coding sequence ATGCGTAGAAAGGCGATGGCGTGGTCGATCCAGCTGGCGTTGATGGGCGTGGCTGCTTCCGCGGCGGCCCAGGCTCCGGCTTCCTCTTCGGTTCAACAGCTGGACGCGGTGCAGGTCACCGGTTCGCGCATTCCGCGCGCCCAGGTTGAAGGCCCCGCCCCGATCACGGTGATCAGCGCCGAGCAGATCCGCTCCAGCGGCTTCACCACCGTGCCCGACGTACTGCGGTCGATGACCCAGAACGGCGGCGAGACGCAGAGCCAGCAGTCGTCCAGCGGCGCCGACTTCTCGCCGGGCGCCCAGCAGGTGGACCTGCGCGGCCTGGGCCCGAACCACACGCTGGTGCTGGTCAACGGCCGCCGCATCGCCGATTTCCCGATGCCGTTCAAGGGCCGGAGCAACTTCACCGACGTCTCCAACATCCCGCTGGGCATGATCGAGCGCATCGAAGTGCTGACCGGCAGCGCCTCGGCCATCTACGGCTCGGATGCGATCGCCGGCGTGGTCAACTTCATCCTGAAGAAGAAGGCCGACGGCACCACCGTCGACATGCGCATGGGCACCACCAGCGAAGGCGGTGGCGAGTCGTTCGACGTGAGCATCGCCAGCGGCTTCAGCCACGGCAACTTCAATGCCGTGTACAGCGTTGAACTGCAATCGCAGACCCCGCTGTGGGCCTACGAGCGCGACATCCAGGATTCGACCCAGGACGGCCCCACCGAAGGCTCGCGCATCGCCCGCCGCGCGTATCTGCGCACCGACTACAACGATGACTACCTGGATCCGGGCGCGGCCACCTGCGAAGCGCTGGCCGGGCAGAACCAGGGCAGCACCTACCGTGCCTATCGGCCGAAGTACGGTTACTACTGCGGCAGCGACAGCTCGATCGGCTACGGCACCATCCTCAGCAAGCGCCGCGGCGCCAATGGCTACGCCTCGCTGAGCTACGACTTCGACAACGGCCAGCAGTGGTTCGCCGATGTGCAGCTGGGCTACCACACGATGTCGCTGATGCGCGACGTCACCAAGTGGGGCCGCATGGATGCCAATGGCGATGAGTCGGGCTACTTCAACAACCAGGCCACCGGCGAGATCGAGTTCTGGCAGCGCCAGTTCTCGCCTGAAGAAATGGGCGGCCTGCGCAATGCGATGGTGCGCAGCACGCAGAAGACCCTCAGCGTGACCACCGGCTTCAAGGGCAATCTGACCGGCAACTGGGATTACGAAGCGGCCCTGAGCCACTCGCAGTACCAGTCGCGGATCAGCTGGGCGCAGATCATCGCCGCCAAGGCCAATGACCTGTTCCTGGGCCCGCAGCTGGGCGTGGACGATGATGGCTTCCCGATCTACAACGCCGACCCATCACGCCTCTACCGGCCGCTGACCCGCGCCGAGTACGATTCGATCGCTGCACGCACCTCCTATTCGCCGAAATCGCGCACCGAAACAGCTGCCTTCACCGTGACCAACTCGGCGCTGTTCGGCCTGCCGGGCGGCGATGCCGGTTTCGCAGCGACGGTGGAAGTGGGCCAGCAGGCGTATTCGCTGAACCCCGATCCGCTGGCCACCCAGTACTACTACTACAGCTGGAAGGATTCGGACGGCAAGGGCTCACGCAACCGCTGGGCCACCGCCGCCGAGCTGCGCATGCCGCTGCACGAAACGGTCAACCTGAGCGTGGCCGGCCGCTACGACCAGTACCGCTATTCCGGCAACACCATCGGCAAGGCGACCTGGAGCGGCGGCCTGGAATGGCGCCCGATCGACACCCTGCTGGTGCGTGGTTCGTACGGCACCGCCTTCCGCGCGCCGGACCTGCACTATGTTTTCGCCGGCCCAGGCAATGACGAGACCAGCGCCGAGGACCTGTACAGCTGCCGCGCCGACGGCGCCACCGACTGTTCGGACTACGAGCGCAACCTGATCCGCAGCCGCACCGGCAACCGCCAGCTCGACCCGGAAACCAGCACCTCATGGAGTGCCGGCTTCGTCTGGTCGCCGGCGATCGGCCTGGACCTGTCGGTGGACTGGTTCGACATCGACATGCGCAAGCAGGTGCAGGACATGGACGTGCGCACGATCCTGGCCAGCGAAGCGAACTGCCGCCTCGGCAGTGCCGACATCAACTCGCCGACCTGCGTGGACGCGCTCGACCGCATCACCCGCACCAGTGATGGCCGCCTGTACGGCGTGCGCGTCGCCCCGATCAACGTCGCCCGCGAATCGACCTCCGGCATCGACATCGGCCTGCGCTACCGCCTGCAGACCGGCATTGGTGACTTCATCCTCAACGGCACCCACACCTGGGTGAAGAAGCACGACTTCCAGCGCTACCCCGGTGATCCGATCCAGGACCAGTTCGCGGTCAACAGCAACTTCGACATCCCGCGCACCAAGACCAGCCTGAGCGTGACCTGGGAGAAGGCTGCATGGTCGGCCACGGTCTACGGTTCGCGCCTGGGCAAGCTGCCGACCTCGGACAGCTACGACCAGGTGTTCAAGTGGGACAGCGGTGACAGCCCGTACATCAAGGCAACCTACCGCTACAACGCGTCGCTGCAGTACCGCTTCGACGACCACTCGCGCCTGTCGCTGTCGGTGGTCAACGTGTTCAACAAAATGCCGCCGAAGGACGCCTCGTACACCGCGTATCCGTACTACGACGTGTCCTGGTTCGACAGCATCGGCCGCACGATCAACCTGCAGTACACGCACAAGTTCGGCGGCAGTGCGCTGTAA
- a CDS encoding response regulator: protein MTTRILIADDHPIVLAGIRDVLAAELDLEVVGEAADPATLIDLMTRTRPQAVITDYSMPGADHFGDGIKLISFLRRSFPDTRLLVLTMVSNPSLVAAMYAAGAGGVVLKSHGLGSLVRALRVVLADRVYRPSGLLPIAAGDPADADTLRARLSPRELEVIRLFTGGMSVSDIARQLQRSAKTVSTQKISAMRKLGVDSDQALIEYCLQASLFA from the coding sequence ATGACCACACGGATCCTCATCGCCGACGACCATCCGATCGTGCTTGCCGGCATCCGCGACGTCCTTGCCGCCGAGCTGGACCTGGAAGTGGTGGGCGAAGCCGCCGACCCTGCCACGTTGATCGACCTGATGACACGCACCCGGCCGCAGGCGGTGATCACCGACTACAGCATGCCCGGTGCTGACCATTTCGGCGACGGCATCAAGCTGATCTCGTTCCTGCGGCGCAGCTTCCCGGACACCCGCCTGCTGGTGCTGACGATGGTGTCCAACCCGTCATTGGTGGCGGCAATGTATGCCGCTGGCGCCGGCGGCGTGGTGCTCAAGAGCCATGGCCTGGGCAGCCTGGTGCGGGCACTGCGGGTGGTACTGGCCGACCGCGTCTACCGGCCATCGGGCCTGCTGCCGATCGCGGCCGGCGATCCGGCCGATGCCGATACCCTGCGGGCCCGGCTGTCGCCGCGCGAACTGGAAGTAATCCGGCTGTTCACTGGCGGCATGAGCGTCAGCGACATCGCCCGGCAGTTGCAGCGCAGCGCCAAGACCGTCAGCACGCAGAAGATCAGCGCGATGCGCAAGCTCGGCGTGGACAGCGACCAGGCGCTGATCGAGTACTGCCTGCAGGCCTCGCTGTTCGCCTGA
- a CDS encoding EAL domain-containing response regulator, translating into MTQRVLILEDQPFQRGFLANLFGNRAGVQVDACEDVDAAIALCACQPYDLVVSDLLMPGQDGIQFIQALAAQPRPPRLAVVSAAPRRMMTSARLMAESLGLDVIGLLPKPVAAADVDTLFEALAQARPSLDASSMQATVRPEPDARELRQAMADGSLTAWFQPKKSLQSGRVVAAEALVRWRHPVLGTLAAGSFLPAMCRHGLEGELLRMMLTASIKAQARWRRQGFRVPVSINLPPHLLEQSDLPDELLALTLALGGTPGELCFELMENSTTRHVSDFYAGACRLRMKGFGLAQDDFGQGLSSVHNLVNTPFTEVKIDRALVSGCARDPALHLTLSTIIALANQLGLTIVAEGVESDADLAVLRRLGCSQVQGFLISQALPSDEFTRLLDDDAPHADETPRAVLR; encoded by the coding sequence ATGACCCAGCGTGTCCTGATCCTGGAGGACCAGCCGTTCCAACGCGGCTTCCTTGCCAATCTGTTCGGCAACCGCGCGGGAGTGCAGGTCGACGCCTGCGAAGACGTGGACGCCGCCATCGCGCTGTGTGCGTGCCAGCCCTACGATCTGGTGGTGAGCGACCTGCTGATGCCCGGCCAGGACGGCATTCAGTTCATCCAGGCACTGGCGGCCCAGCCGCGCCCACCCCGCCTTGCGGTGGTCAGCGCCGCACCACGGCGGATGATGACTTCGGCACGGTTGATGGCCGAATCGCTGGGGTTGGATGTGATCGGCCTGCTGCCCAAGCCTGTCGCAGCCGCCGACGTGGATACCCTGTTCGAAGCGCTGGCACAGGCGCGACCGTCGCTGGATGCCTCATCCATGCAGGCAACCGTGCGGCCCGAACCCGACGCACGGGAACTGCGCCAGGCGATGGCCGATGGCAGTCTCACGGCCTGGTTCCAACCGAAGAAGTCGCTGCAGTCCGGGCGGGTGGTCGCTGCCGAGGCGCTGGTGCGCTGGCGCCATCCCGTGTTGGGAACGCTGGCAGCGGGCAGCTTCCTGCCAGCGATGTGCCGCCATGGGCTGGAAGGCGAGCTGTTGCGGATGATGCTCACGGCCAGTATCAAAGCGCAGGCGCGCTGGCGCAGGCAGGGCTTCCGGGTGCCGGTTTCCATCAACCTGCCGCCCCATCTGCTCGAGCAGTCCGATCTGCCCGATGAGCTGCTGGCGCTGACCCTGGCACTGGGTGGCACGCCGGGCGAACTGTGCTTCGAATTGATGGAGAACAGCACCACGCGACACGTCAGTGACTTCTATGCCGGTGCCTGCCGCCTGCGCATGAAGGGCTTCGGCCTGGCCCAGGATGATTTCGGGCAGGGCTTGAGTTCGGTCCACAACCTGGTCAACACGCCTTTTACCGAGGTCAAGATCGACCGCGCGCTGGTCAGCGGCTGCGCCCGCGATCCGGCCCTGCACCTGACCCTGTCAACGATCATCGCGCTGGCCAACCAGCTGGGATTGACCATTGTGGCCGAGGGGGTGGAAAGCGATGCCGACCTGGCCGTGCTGCGTCGGCTCGGCTGCAGCCAGGTGCAGGGCTTCCTGATTTCGCAGGCGCTGCCTTCGGACGAGTTCACCCGGCTGCTGGACGACGATGCGCCGCACGCGGATGAAACGCCACGGGCCGTCCTGCGTTGA
- a CDS encoding response regulator, with the protein MFRIPRPSLPPVAPPTTASVLLRCLTVCVFICLAAAAGFYLLTAFTEDISTHRREMNAAAYKAQIYFDQREALLRYLGDSVVKGAPAAQTAAGEGEGVRRIPLDGPGGQPGQCMLLSARAENTLQALQTRLLLIDADGAHGLAGAAIDVELAQLPSLRALQARGGSLDGADPVYWMRPGETGVALAQPVQAGPRPMQWLLLLLDDAAAAGMIDGQGIGGYALLDREGSPALSSQAPRLDSAGWDTLRQRQDDSFGTLWSGGLPRGVALVKSVGNDGWRLVYHLPPPLLLGDLAVPLLVCTLLLLLAGVALRLLRHRVDRQLIQPALQQHRRLLENLDFSSTVIDMAPAGICVLRRSDRHLLLCNQVLRDWLGEEGADSDWQAPWRGHAGERGHGLEFTARDGRQLQVLHAACRYQGDDVLLCVFHDISRHRQAQAALSSARQAADAANQAKSAFLATMSHEIRTPLYGVLGTLELLGHTTLDPRQSQYLRTIESSSSVLLQLISDVLDVSKIESGQLSLEPAAFSPRELTESVLRSFAASATCKGLQILVCTDPRLPTRVLGDADRIRQVLGNLLSNAIKFTEHGRVVLRVRQVQREAESSVLVWQVTDTGVGIAAEEQARLFEPFRQVRGAASAQGTGLGLSISDRLVRLMSGELQVVSEPGLGSSFSVRLPLPVLAAAEDGPVLNPEPPVLVRGRDRELVDSACGWLRRWGANAQPLQGDPTLLDHDGAILMDGEAAMPLAWTGPRVVASIEGGEQPSEAADGSLVVTLHGMTAIGNALARLQQQRAALPQAERATLPIPLDLRVLVVEDNPINRVILAEQLRTLGCTVALSQDGVEALSLCREQAFDLVVTDINMPRMDGHALARQLREDGNPVPVIGATANATAEERERCLASGMQGYLSKPIDIARLRKALTALRQGDPA; encoded by the coding sequence ATGTTCCGGATTCCCCGCCCTTCGCTGCCGCCCGTTGCGCCGCCAACCACCGCATCCGTGCTGCTGCGCTGCCTGACCGTGTGCGTGTTCATCTGCCTGGCGGCTGCAGCGGGCTTCTATCTGCTTACAGCGTTCACCGAGGACATCTCGACTCATCGCCGTGAAATGAACGCTGCCGCCTACAAGGCGCAGATCTATTTCGACCAGCGCGAAGCCCTGCTGCGCTACCTCGGCGATTCCGTAGTGAAGGGCGCCCCGGCCGCGCAGACGGCAGCAGGCGAAGGCGAAGGCGTGCGCCGGATTCCGTTGGATGGGCCTGGAGGCCAGCCGGGCCAATGCATGCTGCTTTCAGCACGCGCGGAGAACACGCTGCAGGCGCTGCAGACACGGCTGTTGCTGATCGATGCAGACGGCGCTCACGGGTTGGCCGGTGCAGCGATCGATGTAGAGCTCGCCCAGCTGCCGTCACTGCGCGCGTTGCAGGCCCGCGGCGGCAGCCTCGACGGCGCAGACCCCGTGTACTGGATGCGCCCGGGCGAAACCGGCGTGGCGCTGGCCCAGCCGGTACAGGCGGGCCCGCGCCCGATGCAGTGGTTGCTGCTCCTGCTCGACGATGCCGCCGCCGCAGGCATGATCGATGGCCAGGGCATCGGTGGCTATGCACTGCTCGACCGGGAAGGGTCTCCGGCCTTGTCCAGCCAGGCGCCCCGTCTGGACAGTGCAGGCTGGGACACACTGCGGCAACGCCAGGACGACAGCTTCGGCACGCTATGGAGCGGTGGGCTGCCGCGCGGCGTGGCCCTGGTGAAGAGCGTTGGCAATGATGGCTGGCGGCTGGTCTACCATCTGCCGCCGCCACTGCTGCTGGGTGACCTGGCGGTGCCGCTGCTGGTCTGCACGTTGTTGCTGCTGCTTGCGGGTGTCGCCCTGCGCCTGCTGCGGCATCGGGTCGACCGTCAGCTCATCCAGCCGGCGCTGCAGCAGCACCGTCGCCTGCTGGAGAACCTGGACTTCAGTTCAACGGTGATCGACATGGCGCCGGCCGGTATCTGCGTCCTCCGTCGCAGCGACCGCCATCTGCTGCTCTGCAACCAGGTGCTGCGCGACTGGCTGGGCGAGGAAGGCGCAGACAGCGACTGGCAGGCACCGTGGCGCGGGCATGCCGGTGAGCGTGGTCATGGCCTGGAATTCACTGCCCGCGATGGCCGCCAGCTGCAGGTGCTGCACGCCGCCTGCCGTTACCAGGGCGACGACGTACTGCTGTGCGTCTTCCACGACATCTCACGCCATCGCCAGGCGCAGGCCGCACTCTCCTCCGCACGCCAGGCCGCTGATGCAGCCAACCAGGCCAAGAGCGCTTTCCTGGCCACCATGAGCCATGAGATCCGCACTCCGTTGTACGGCGTCCTCGGCACGCTTGAGCTGCTCGGCCATACCACGCTGGATCCGCGCCAGTCACAGTACCTGCGCACCATCGAAAGCTCGTCGTCGGTGCTGCTGCAGCTGATCAGCGATGTGCTGGATGTTTCGAAGATCGAGTCCGGCCAGCTCAGCCTGGAACCGGCGGCGTTCTCACCGCGCGAACTGACTGAAAGCGTGCTGCGCAGCTTCGCGGCCTCGGCCACCTGCAAGGGGCTGCAGATCCTGGTGTGCACCGACCCCCGCCTGCCGACACGCGTGCTCGGCGATGCCGATCGGATCCGCCAGGTGCTCGGCAACCTGCTCAGCAACGCCATCAAGTTCACCGAGCACGGCCGGGTGGTACTGCGCGTGCGCCAGGTGCAGCGCGAAGCTGAATCGAGCGTACTGGTCTGGCAGGTCACCGATACCGGCGTGGGCATCGCTGCGGAAGAGCAGGCGCGCCTGTTCGAACCATTCCGCCAGGTGCGGGGTGCGGCCAGTGCACAGGGCACTGGCCTTGGGCTGTCCATCAGTGACCGCCTGGTACGCCTGATGAGTGGCGAACTGCAGGTGGTCAGCGAGCCGGGGTTGGGCAGCAGCTTCAGCGTGCGCCTGCCGTTGCCGGTGTTGGCCGCTGCAGAGGACGGGCCCGTACTCAACCCCGAGCCTCCGGTGCTGGTACGCGGCCGCGACCGCGAACTGGTCGACAGCGCGTGCGGCTGGCTGCGCCGCTGGGGTGCCAATGCGCAGCCATTGCAGGGCGACCCCACCCTGCTCGACCATGACGGCGCGATCCTGATGGATGGCGAAGCCGCAATGCCACTGGCCTGGACGGGCCCTCGCGTGGTGGCGTCGATCGAGGGTGGTGAACAGCCCAGCGAAGCGGCCGACGGCAGCCTGGTGGTGACCCTGCATGGCATGACTGCGATCGGCAATGCCCTCGCCCGCTTGCAGCAACAGCGTGCGGCCTTGCCGCAAGCCGAGCGCGCGACACTACCGATCCCGCTGGACCTGCGCGTACTCGTGGTCGAGGACAATCCGATCAACCGGGTGATCCTGGCCGAGCAGCTGCGCACCCTGGGATGCACGGTGGCGCTGTCCCAGGACGGCGTGGAAGCGTTGTCGCTGTGCCGCGAGCAGGCCTTCGACCTGGTGGTGACCGACATCAACATGCCGCGCATGGATGGCCATGCGCTTGCACGCCAGCTGCGTGAGGACGGCAATCCAGTGCCGGTGATCGGCGCCACCGCCAATGCCACCGCCGAGGAACGCGAGCGCTGCCTGGCCAGCGGCATGCAGGGCTACCTGAGCAAACCCATCGACATCGCCCGCCTGCGCAAGGCACTCACCGCACTGCGCCAAGGAGACCCCGCATGA
- a CDS encoding hybrid sensor histidine kinase/response regulator, protein MPAEAAPVRRLARRSLRVHALLIGVVVLATLQAGLLLSTGTQLLREERSKIEYHFRRLDGTLLEQERFLRQWRLHDVGARGQPIPDASVELQRGPLFADFALIGDEGTRSPAPTELGDRFLRFYGSFWSASHYPPPQCLLVDGQGTRGLLAPVQMTGADASQNSPHHLRPAIADIHRVLGAQPSLQRGGIAWVAVPWRDRQTRLLAIAHAPQDARLWGQTEEGSLAALACLLDPGRVDDYRQVLGVPVFQRLSLFDASGRRLLGDGADISDAGTSWQAGLDGLRFLMRSERGWLAVYHVSWRQIFQHPQGPLLGAVLVALLLALGGTLVLRAYRRSVIEPLRSNHARLLESEAFSRTILDNAPIGLCLLRRADGNVLLDNALARSWLGEDHLGGGWHGPWRRSVMAAGGTTLGDGLAYNTPDGRHLLVKATPARYRGEPAVLCLFIDLSSQHEAEQVLQQARRAADQANRAKSQFLATMSHEIRTPLYGVLGTLELLGLTPLDARQQHYLATIQRSSSTLMQLISDILDVSKAEAGQLSLEPSPFDPVRLTEDALDSYAAAAANKGLQFYACIDADVPASVCGDAARIRQILNNLISNALKFTDSGRVVVRGSVRWQDQRCWLQWQVTDTGIGIASEHQSHLFEPFFQANPGTDAMRGTGLGLAICAHLAELMDGHLRVVSESGLGSSFSVELPLPTAPPDPQQSPAPQLPPTLQVQVRGSVRELVQSLCERLQQRGAHANVYREERAAGEASASVLLDVVLDGALPDAGGGPHVIACREGSVRPQLLAGAWQVGLHRFDAIVIALAAASGQPLAASAEGRLPAPRRFDLQVLVAEDNPINQAILRDQLERLGCRAVVASDGHEALGYWQQGAFGLVLTDLNMPGLDGYGLARALRTRNVDVPIYGATANADPAERQRCQESGMQGVLVKPITLEALQRLLLRITTEQTQPSPIDAPAPATTGEDDPPLQVPTKMQVLFVQTMQADLDSLRQAITEADPGRVAQVLHRIRGALVIVGAPALVDSGLLIEQRIAQGSGLAELAGPLAAFQRRLQLLLQPLLGTPSPSPPDTPSSP, encoded by the coding sequence ATGCCGGCCGAGGCCGCTCCCGTACGCCGACTCGCTCGCCGTTCCCTGCGTGTCCATGCCCTGCTGATCGGCGTGGTGGTGCTGGCCACCCTGCAGGCCGGGTTGCTGCTGTCCACCGGCACGCAGCTGCTGCGCGAAGAGCGCAGCAAGATCGAGTACCACTTCCGCCGTCTCGACGGCACGCTGCTTGAACAGGAACGCTTCCTGCGCCAGTGGCGGCTGCATGATGTCGGTGCACGCGGGCAACCGATACCCGATGCCAGCGTGGAGCTGCAACGCGGGCCCCTGTTCGCCGATTTCGCCCTGATCGGCGACGAAGGCACCCGCTCCCCGGCACCCACCGAGCTGGGCGACCGCTTCCTGCGCTTCTACGGATCCTTCTGGTCGGCCTCGCACTACCCTCCGCCACAGTGCCTGCTGGTCGATGGACAGGGTACGCGTGGGCTGCTGGCGCCGGTACAGATGACCGGCGCAGACGCAAGCCAGAACAGCCCGCATCACCTGCGCCCGGCAATTGCCGACATCCACCGTGTACTGGGTGCCCAACCGAGCCTGCAGCGCGGCGGCATCGCCTGGGTTGCGGTGCCTTGGCGAGATCGGCAGACCCGGCTGCTGGCCATCGCCCATGCCCCGCAGGACGCACGCCTGTGGGGACAGACGGAGGAAGGCTCACTGGCCGCGCTGGCCTGCCTGCTCGACCCCGGGCGCGTTGACGACTATCGGCAGGTGCTGGGCGTCCCGGTATTCCAGCGACTGTCGCTGTTCGATGCCAGCGGCCGGCGGCTGCTGGGGGACGGTGCTGACATCAGCGACGCCGGCACCTCCTGGCAGGCGGGCCTGGATGGGTTGCGCTTTCTCATGCGCAGCGAACGCGGCTGGCTGGCGGTCTACCACGTAAGCTGGCGCCAGATCTTCCAGCATCCGCAGGGCCCGTTGCTGGGGGCTGTGCTGGTCGCCCTGCTGCTGGCGCTGGGCGGCACGCTGGTACTGCGTGCATATCGCCGATCGGTCATCGAGCCATTGCGCAGCAACCACGCGCGCCTGCTGGAAAGCGAGGCCTTCAGCCGCACCATCCTGGACAATGCACCGATCGGGCTGTGCCTGCTGCGGCGCGCCGACGGCAACGTGCTGCTGGACAACGCGCTGGCCCGCAGCTGGCTGGGTGAAGATCACCTCGGCGGCGGGTGGCATGGCCCCTGGCGACGCAGCGTGATGGCTGCCGGCGGCACCACGCTTGGTGATGGCCTGGCCTACAACACGCCCGACGGCCGTCACCTGCTGGTGAAAGCGACACCAGCGCGCTATCGCGGTGAGCCGGCGGTGCTCTGCCTGTTCATCGATCTCAGCAGCCAGCATGAAGCCGAGCAGGTGCTGCAGCAGGCGCGGCGCGCCGCCGACCAGGCCAACCGCGCCAAGAGCCAGTTCCTGGCGACGATGAGCCATGAGATCCGCACCCCGCTGTATGGCGTGCTGGGCACCCTCGAACTGCTCGGGTTGACACCGTTGGACGCGCGGCAGCAGCACTATCTGGCCACCATCCAGCGCTCGTCTTCGACCCTGATGCAGCTGATCAGCGACATCCTCGACGTCAGCAAGGCCGAGGCCGGGCAACTCAGCCTGGAGCCAAGCCCGTTCGATCCGGTACGGCTGACAGAGGACGCACTGGACTCCTATGCCGCTGCGGCAGCGAACAAGGGACTGCAGTTCTATGCCTGCATCGATGCCGACGTGCCAGCGTCGGTGTGCGGGGACGCCGCACGGATCCGCCAGATACTCAACAACCTGATCAGCAATGCACTGAAGTTCACCGACAGTGGACGCGTCGTTGTACGCGGATCGGTGCGTTGGCAGGACCAGCGCTGCTGGCTGCAGTGGCAGGTGACCGATACCGGTATCGGCATCGCCAGCGAACACCAGTCGCATCTGTTCGAGCCATTCTTCCAGGCCAATCCCGGCACCGATGCCATGCGGGGGACCGGCCTGGGCCTGGCCATCTGCGCCCATCTTGCCGAACTGATGGATGGTCACCTGCGCGTGGTCAGCGAAAGCGGCCTGGGCAGCAGCTTCAGTGTGGAACTGCCATTGCCGACGGCGCCACCGGATCCGCAGCAGTCGCCCGCACCCCAGTTGCCCCCCACCCTGCAGGTGCAGGTCCGTGGCAGCGTCCGCGAACTGGTGCAGTCACTGTGCGAGCGCCTGCAGCAACGTGGCGCGCATGCGAACGTGTACCGGGAGGAGCGTGCAGCTGGTGAGGCATCGGCCTCCGTCCTGCTCGATGTGGTACTGGATGGAGCCTTGCCGGACGCTGGCGGTGGCCCACATGTGATCGCCTGCCGCGAAGGCAGTGTGCGACCTCAGCTGTTGGCCGGCGCATGGCAGGTGGGCCTGCATCGGTTCGATGCGATCGTGATCGCACTGGCGGCCGCCAGCGGTCAGCCATTGGCGGCCAGTGCCGAAGGCCGCCTGCCGGCACCACGGCGCTTCGACCTGCAGGTGCTGGTGGCCGAGGACAATCCCATCAACCAGGCGATCCTGCGCGATCAGCTGGAACGGCTCGGCTGCCGCGCCGTGGTCGCCAGTGATGGCCACGAAGCACTGGGCTACTGGCAGCAAGGGGCATTCGGGCTGGTACTGACCGATCTGAACATGCCCGGGCTGGATGGGTATGGCCTGGCACGCGCGCTTCGCACCCGTAATGTCGATGTGCCGATCTACGGCGCCACGGCCAATGCCGACCCTGCCGAACGCCAGCGCTGCCAGGAATCCGGCATGCAGGGCGTACTGGTGAAACCGATCACCCTCGAAGCGCTGCAGCGCCTGTTGCTCCGGATCACGACCGAACAGACGCAGCCATCGCCGATCGACGCTCCTGCGCCGGCCACGACAGGCGAAGATGATCCTCCCCTGCAGGTTCCCACGAAGATGCAGGTGCTGTTCGTGCAGACCATGCAGGCCGATCTGGACAGCCTGCGCCAGGCGATCACCGAGGCCGATCCCGGACGCGTGGCGCAGGTACTGCACCGCATCCGTGGCGCGCTGGTCATCGTCGGCGCACCTGCGCTGGTGGACAGCGGGCTGCTGATCGAACAGCGCATCGCGCAGGGCAGTGGCCTGGCAGAGCTGGCTGGACCGCTGGCCGCGTTCCAGCGGCGGCTGCAGCTGCTGCTGCAGCCCCTGCTGGGCACCCCCTCTCCCTCCCCTCCTGACACCCCGAGTTCGCCATGA